A genomic segment from Tachypleus tridentatus isolate NWPU-2018 unplaced genomic scaffold, ASM421037v1 Hic_cluster_2, whole genome shotgun sequence encodes:
- the LOC143243306 gene encoding uncharacterized protein LOC143243306: MKTSVDNYIGSQFTGCVIKQENHFTEDLKFSNNNISRERKSSGYNLKPSNVHQCDDNLTPQKKTFSGEKAYHCKLCGKQFKRNINLKQHQRIHIEGKPYNCTVCGKQFRTKSRLKIHDRIHTGEKPYSCTVCGKQFGTNSELKMHERIHTGEKPYSCRNCGKQFGKNSHLKQHQRIHTGEKPYSCAICGKQFGTKSHLKIHERIHTGEKPYSCTVCEKQFGRKDELNIHERIHTREKPYSCTVCGKHFDRNSNLKQHQRIHTGEKPYSCTVCGKQFRTKSHLKIHERLHTGEKPYCCTVCGKQFGTKSYLKHHQNIH, from the coding sequence ATGAAGACCAGTGTGGACAACTATATTGGAAGTCAGTTTACTGGttgtgtaataaaacaagaaaatcacTTTACAGAAGACTTAAAATTCTCAAACAACAATATTAGCAGAGAAAGAAAGTCAAGTGGATATAACTTAAAACCATCTAATGTACATCAATGTGATGATAACCTAACACCACAAAAGAAGACATTTTCTGGAGAGAAAGCATATCATTGTAAActttgtggaaaacagtttaaaagaaatattaacttaaaacaacatcAGAGGATACACATTGAGGGAAAACCTTACaattgtacagtgtgtggaaaacagtttagGACAAAAAGTCGTTTAAAAATACATgatagaatacacactggggagaaaccctacagttgtacagtgtgtggaaaacagtttggaacaaacagtgaattaaaaatgcatgaaagaatacacactggggagaaaccttacagttgtagaaattgtggaaaacagtttggaaaAAACAGTCACTTAAAgcaacatcaaagaatacacactggggagaaaccttacagttgtgcaatatgtggaaaacagtttggtacaaaaagtcatttaaaaatacatgaaagaatacacactggggagaaaccttacagttgtacagtgtgtgaaaaacagtttggAAGAAAGGATGAGTTAAACATACATGAAAGAATACACACTCGGGAGAAACCTTatagttgtacagtgtgtggaaaacacttTGATAGAAATAGTAACTTAAAacaacatcaaagaatacacactggggagaaaccttacagttgtactgtgtgtggaaaacagtttagaacaaaaagtcatttaaaaatacatgaaagattacacactggagagaaaccttactgttgtacagtgtgtggaaaacagtttggaacaaaGAGTTACTTAAAACACCATCAAAATATACACTGA